A genomic window from Verrucomicrobiota bacterium includes:
- a CDS encoding prepilin peptidase codes for MTDASPFVALPKPFWAAVFFVFGAIVGSFLNVCIHRMPRGESLVFPGSHCPGCGYAIPWHQNIPLWSWLALGGRCANCQSPISARYMLVELLTAVLFAATWIAFGPAAPWIAVVSSVLIAGLIAATFIDFEHYIIPDEITFGGMAAGFILSAFVPGMHMLEHTAEAMKSSALGIGVGAGIIYAILRLGKLFFGRQHIGWQGDQRILFGESSLHLPAQEVPYEELFYRKSDAVRFRARTLEMVDRCYWNVDVALRQDRLHIGADTFDPETVLHLEATTGQVELPREAMGFGDVKFMAAIGAFLGPKAVIFCLMLSSVIGSIVGVTLILLRRQEWSSKLPYGPYIALAAVVWIFVRGHILEWLVRE; via the coding sequence GTGACTGACGCCAGCCCATTCGTCGCGTTGCCCAAGCCCTTCTGGGCCGCCGTGTTCTTCGTCTTCGGCGCGATCGTCGGCAGCTTCCTCAACGTCTGCATCCACCGGATGCCCCGGGGCGAAAGCCTCGTGTTCCCCGGCTCGCACTGCCCCGGCTGCGGTTACGCGATCCCGTGGCACCAGAACATCCCGCTGTGGTCCTGGCTCGCGCTCGGCGGCCGATGCGCCAATTGCCAGTCCCCCATCAGCGCCCGCTACATGCTCGTCGAACTCCTCACCGCCGTCCTCTTCGCCGCCACCTGGATCGCTTTCGGCCCCGCCGCGCCGTGGATCGCCGTCGTCTCCAGCGTGCTCATCGCCGGCCTCATCGCCGCCACCTTCATCGACTTCGAGCACTATATCATCCCCGACGAAATCACCTTCGGCGGCATGGCCGCCGGGTTCATCCTCTCCGCCTTCGTCCCCGGCATGCACATGCTCGAACACACCGCCGAGGCCATGAAAAGCAGCGCCCTCGGCATCGGCGTCGGCGCCGGCATCATCTACGCCATCCTGCGCCTCGGAAAACTCTTCTTCGGCCGGCAACACATCGGCTGGCAGGGCGACCAGCGCATCCTCTTCGGCGAATCCTCCCTGCACCTGCCCGCCCAAGAAGTCCCCTACGAGGAACTCTTCTACCGCAAAAGCGACGCCGTCCGCTTCCGCGCCCGCACCCTCGAAATGGTGGACCGCTGCTACTGGAACGTGGACGTCGCCCTGCGGCAGGACCGGCTGCACATCGGCGCGGACACCTTCGACCCCGAGACCGTGCTCCACCTCGAGGCGACCACGGGGCAAGTCGAACTGCCGCGCGAGGCGATGGGCTTTGGCGACGTGAAGTTCATGGCCGCCATCGGAGCGTTCCTCGGCCCCAAGGCCGTGATCTTCTGCCTGATGCTCAGCTCCGTCATCGGCTCCATCGTGGGCGTGACGCTCATCCTCCTGCGCCGCCAGGAATGGTCCAGCAAACTGCCCTACGGCCCCTACATCGCACTCGCCGCCGTCGTGTGGATCTTCGTCCGCGGGCACATCCTCGAATGGCTCGTCCGCGAGTGA
- a CDS encoding shikimate dehydrogenase: MLCGVAGPFLTPLRATTRFCAVFGHPVRHSASPAMQNAGLAALGLNWRYLACEVHPDHLAAAIEGAKAMRFIGLNLTLPHKLLALGMVDVLDESAKMWGAVNTIRFEALGADGRWMSLSEVAADDLTTLRSHGFNTDADALTRSLKEDLHCEPRGSRVLLLGAGGAGRAAAVKLAADGAAELFIANRTASKAEELAAEIRQRFPQTTVATGYPPGPVDLLINATSLGLRMVDAMPLDVTTFRVSRARAVYDMIYTPAETPLLAAAKAAGCRVANGFGMLLHQGARALEIWTGRPSPLDPMRRALKEQVYGS; the protein is encoded by the coding sequence ATGCTCTGCGGCGTGGCCGGTCCCTTCTTGACTCCCTTGCGCGCCACGACGCGTTTCTGCGCGGTCTTCGGCCATCCGGTGCGCCACTCGGCCTCGCCCGCGATGCAAAACGCCGGCCTTGCCGCGCTCGGCTTGAACTGGCGCTACCTCGCCTGCGAAGTCCATCCCGACCACCTCGCCGCCGCCATCGAGGGCGCCAAGGCCATGCGCTTCATCGGTCTGAACCTCACCCTCCCCCACAAGTTGCTCGCCCTCGGCATGGTGGATGTGCTCGACGAATCCGCCAAGATGTGGGGCGCGGTCAACACCATCCGCTTCGAGGCGCTCGGCGCTGATGGCCGCTGGATGTCGTTGTCCGAAGTCGCCGCCGATGACCTCACCACGCTGCGCAGCCACGGCTTCAACACCGACGCCGACGCGCTCACCCGTTCCTTGAAGGAAGACCTCCACTGCGAACCCCGCGGCTCCCGCGTGCTCCTGCTCGGCGCCGGTGGCGCGGGCCGCGCCGCCGCCGTGAAACTCGCCGCCGACGGCGCCGCCGAGCTCTTCATCGCCAACCGCACCGCATCCAAGGCCGAGGAACTCGCCGCCGAAATCCGCCAGCGTTTTCCGCAGACCACCGTCGCCACCGGTTACCCGCCCGGCCCCGTGGACCTCCTCATCAACGCCACCTCCCTCGGCCTGCGGATGGTGGACGCCATGCCGCTCGACGTCACAACATTCCGCGTGTCGCGCGCGCGCGCCGTTTACGACATGATTTACACCCCCGCCGAGACGCCCCTGCTCGCCGCCGCCAAGGCCGCCGGCTGCCGCGTCGCCAACGGCTTCGGCATGCTCCTCCACCAAGGCGCTCGCGCCCTCGAAATCTGGACCGGCCGCCCCTCCCCGCTGGACCCCATGCGCCGCGCGCTCAAGGAACAGGTGTATGGAAGCTGA
- a CDS encoding S9 family peptidase, whose amino-acid sequence MSVRTLQDSESQHEDDRNMIPALNSSRRAPPRAWLWLVPAVFAVCARADEKYRPAPAPIPAILDSPAPPIVALGPGRDRMLLLQRVRHPSLVEVAAPWKGLAGLRINPLNNGPVATHRAVSLTLKTIADGRERKVILPPNSRLSLPVWSPDGTQFAFLRFGTREVELWAGEVSTGAARRVKGVVVNAAHGESFQWMPDSQHILTQTIPATREKTPPAEPKVPAGPAVQEAAGKLAPVRTFQDLLASAHDEELFRYFCTAQLAVVNVKTAAITPLGKPGIYSSFEPSPDGQHVLVSRLRRPFSYQLPASAFPRSVEVWDRTGRLEHLLANLPLAEEVPIGGVLPGPRHYHWRPTAPATLVWVEALDGGDPRKRVPHRDRVLALKAPFTADPAELAKTETRFNGLIWGQRNYVALLREYSASRRWTKTWLLNPDDPDEEPRLLWNLSSQDRYKDPGSPLLRPLPSGHRVMRVHENCIYLIGSGASPEGERPFLDRLDLKSLQTERLFQCDDLHHETVVALVADDASKVITRRESPGNPPNYFLRTLPGTNALALTAFPDPAPQLRGIRKQIVTYQRADGVPLSFTLYLPPDYKPGTRMPTVVWAYPREFSDADTAGQVSGTANRFTTFSGISHLFLLTQGYVVLDGVSMPVVGKDKTANDTFVEQVVASAKAAVDKAVELGVTDPDRIGVGGHSYGAFMTANLLAHSDLFRAGIARSGAYNRTLTPFGFQNERRTLWESPEVYLKMSPFMHADKVNEPLLLIHGQDDNNPGTFPVQSERLFQAVKGHGGVARLVLLPFESHNYEARESVEHTLAEMTAWFDKHVKNAAPRAPAATEPTPGRID is encoded by the coding sequence ATGAGCGTGCGGACTCTGCAAGACTCCGAAAGCCAGCACGAAGACGACCGGAACATGATTCCAGCATTGAACTCCTCGCGTCGCGCTCCGCCGCGCGCCTGGCTTTGGCTGGTCCCGGCAGTCTTCGCCGTGTGCGCGCGGGCCGACGAGAAGTATCGTCCGGCACCGGCGCCAATCCCGGCGATTCTGGATTCCCCGGCCCCGCCGATCGTCGCGCTTGGGCCGGGCCGGGATCGCATGCTTTTGTTGCAGCGCGTGCGGCACCCCTCGCTCGTGGAGGTCGCGGCGCCGTGGAAGGGTCTTGCGGGATTGCGCATCAACCCGCTCAACAACGGCCCTGTGGCGACGCACCGCGCGGTCTCGCTCACGCTCAAGACCATCGCCGACGGCCGCGAACGAAAGGTCATCCTGCCGCCCAACTCGCGCCTGTCGCTTCCCGTGTGGTCGCCGGACGGGACGCAGTTTGCCTTCCTGCGATTTGGGACGCGTGAAGTCGAGCTGTGGGCCGGCGAAGTTTCGACGGGCGCCGCGCGGCGGGTCAAAGGTGTGGTTGTGAACGCGGCACACGGCGAATCGTTCCAATGGATGCCGGACAGCCAGCACATCCTCACGCAGACGATCCCGGCCACGCGCGAGAAGACCCCGCCCGCCGAGCCCAAGGTGCCCGCAGGGCCCGCGGTGCAGGAGGCAGCAGGCAAGCTCGCGCCCGTGCGGACGTTCCAGGACCTGCTCGCGAGCGCGCACGACGAGGAACTTTTCCGCTACTTCTGCACCGCGCAGCTCGCCGTCGTCAACGTGAAGACCGCGGCGATCACGCCGCTCGGCAAGCCGGGGATTTACAGCTCGTTCGAGCCGTCGCCCGACGGCCAGCACGTGCTGGTGTCGCGCTTGCGCAGACCGTTCTCGTATCAACTCCCGGCGTCGGCGTTCCCGCGTTCGGTCGAAGTGTGGGACCGGACCGGGCGCCTCGAGCACCTGCTGGCGAACCTCCCGCTTGCGGAGGAAGTGCCCATCGGTGGCGTGCTGCCCGGTCCCCGGCATTACCACTGGCGGCCGACCGCGCCCGCGACGCTCGTATGGGTCGAAGCGCTCGACGGCGGCGACCCGCGCAAGCGCGTGCCGCATCGCGACCGCGTGCTGGCGTTGAAGGCGCCGTTCACCGCAGACCCGGCAGAACTCGCAAAAACCGAGACGCGCTTCAACGGCCTGATTTGGGGGCAGCGGAACTACGTGGCGTTGCTGCGCGAATACTCCGCGTCGCGCCGTTGGACGAAGACCTGGCTGCTCAATCCCGACGATCCCGACGAGGAACCGCGGCTGCTCTGGAACCTCTCCTCGCAGGATCGCTACAAGGATCCCGGCTCGCCGTTGCTCCGGCCACTGCCCTCGGGCCACCGTGTGATGCGCGTCCACGAGAACTGCATTTACCTGATCGGCTCCGGTGCATCGCCCGAGGGCGAGCGCCCGTTCCTCGACCGACTCGACCTCAAGAGCCTGCAAACCGAGCGGCTGTTCCAGTGCGACGACTTGCACCACGAAACCGTGGTGGCGCTCGTGGCGGACGATGCCTCGAAGGTCATCACGCGCCGCGAGTCGCCGGGGAACCCGCCGAACTATTTTCTGCGGACTCTTCCCGGCACGAACGCGCTCGCGCTGACCGCGTTTCCTGATCCCGCCCCGCAGTTGCGGGGTATCCGCAAGCAGATCGTCACCTATCAACGGGCGGACGGCGTGCCGCTGTCCTTCACGCTCTACCTGCCGCCGGATTACAAGCCCGGCACGCGCATGCCCACCGTGGTGTGGGCGTATCCGCGCGAGTTCAGCGACGCCGACACGGCTGGACAGGTCTCCGGCACGGCCAATCGCTTCACCACGTTCAGCGGCATCTCGCATCTCTTCCTGCTCACGCAAGGCTATGTGGTGCTCGACGGCGTCTCGATGCCGGTCGTCGGGAAGGACAAAACGGCGAATGACACGTTCGTCGAGCAGGTCGTGGCCAGCGCCAAGGCCGCCGTGGACAAGGCGGTCGAACTCGGCGTCACCGACCCCGACCGCATCGGCGTCGGCGGGCACAGTTACGGCGCGTTCATGACGGCGAACCTGCTGGCGCACTCGGACCTCTTCCGCGCGGGCATCGCGCGCAGCGGCGCCTACAACCGCACGCTCACGCCGTTCGGATTCCAGAACGAGCGCCGCACACTTTGGGAATCGCCGGAAGTTTACCTGAAGATGTCACCCTTCATGCACGCCGACAAAGTCAACGAACCGCTGCTGCTCATCCACGGGCAGGATGACAACAATCCCGGCACCTTCCCCGTGCAGAGCGAGCGACTCTTCCAAGCCGTGAAAGGCCACGGCGGGGTCGCGCGGCTTGTCCTGCTCCCGTTCGAATCGCACAACTACGAGGCGCGCGAATCGGTCGAGCACACCCTTGCGGAGATGACCGCGTGGTTCGACAAGCACGTGAAGAACGCCGCGCCGAGGGCACCCGCCGCAACGGAGCCCACGCCGGGGCGGATTGACTGA
- a CDS encoding Gfo/Idh/MocA family oxidoreductase: MSHIILPQPAAPLTRRGFLKSTSAAAGAAALTTMPVERFAHAASPGDTIKVALIGMGGRGSGAADQALRTGESVKLVAVADVHEDRMKGSLAGLQRSHKDKVQVKDENQFLGFDAYKKAIALADLVILATPPGFRPMQFEEAVRQGKHVFMEKPVCVDAPGFRKVMAAAQEAKQKKLKVGVGLQRHHQLGYLETMKRLHDGQIGDIVAMRAYWNGNTPWVKPRSVRIGNDRPLEEIYGRKLTEMEYQLRNWYYFVWLCGDHICEQHIHNLDVINWVKKGHPVRARGNGGCETRKGKDYGEIFDHHVVEYFYEDGSVCFSQCRHQLGCWNEVGEYAIGTKGRSDIHRHIILGQNPWRHQGGGKDAYQQEHDDLFDAIRNDKPFNEAEYGAVSSMTAVLGRMATYSGKEITWDAAVASDIDTMVPGIDKVSFADALKLNPPTMPLPEGGYPLPVPGRTDVLRAPKPAATKSA, from the coding sequence ATGAGCCACATCATCCTTCCTCAACCGGCCGCGCCACTGACACGCCGCGGGTTTCTGAAATCCACCTCCGCCGCCGCGGGCGCCGCCGCCCTCACCACAATGCCCGTCGAGCGCTTCGCCCACGCGGCATCGCCGGGTGACACCATCAAGGTCGCCCTCATCGGCATGGGCGGGCGCGGGTCCGGCGCGGCCGACCAGGCCTTGAGGACCGGCGAGAGCGTCAAGCTCGTCGCCGTGGCGGACGTTCACGAGGACCGCATGAAGGGCAGCCTTGCCGGCCTCCAACGCAGCCACAAGGACAAGGTCCAGGTGAAGGACGAGAACCAGTTCCTCGGCTTCGACGCCTACAAGAAAGCCATCGCGCTTGCCGACCTCGTCATTCTCGCGACGCCGCCGGGATTTCGCCCGATGCAATTCGAGGAGGCCGTCCGGCAGGGCAAGCACGTCTTCATGGAGAAGCCCGTGTGCGTGGACGCGCCCGGCTTTCGAAAGGTCATGGCCGCCGCGCAGGAGGCGAAGCAGAAAAAACTCAAGGTCGGCGTCGGCCTGCAGCGGCATCACCAACTTGGCTACCTCGAGACGATGAAGCGCCTTCACGACGGCCAGATTGGCGACATTGTCGCCATGCGCGCCTACTGGAACGGCAACACGCCGTGGGTCAAGCCCCGCAGCGTCAGGATCGGCAACGACCGGCCCCTCGAGGAAATCTACGGCCGCAAGCTCACTGAAATGGAATATCAACTCCGCAACTGGTATTACTTCGTGTGGCTTTGCGGCGACCACATCTGCGAGCAGCACATCCACAACCTCGACGTCATCAACTGGGTCAAGAAGGGCCACCCCGTCCGCGCCCGCGGCAACGGCGGTTGCGAAACGCGCAAGGGCAAGGACTACGGCGAGATCTTCGACCACCACGTCGTCGAGTATTTCTACGAGGATGGCTCGGTGTGCTTCAGCCAGTGCCGCCACCAATTGGGTTGCTGGAACGAAGTCGGCGAATACGCCATCGGCACGAAGGGCCGAAGCGACATCCACCGGCACATCATCCTCGGCCAGAACCCGTGGCGCCATCAGGGCGGCGGCAAGGACGCCTACCAGCAGGAGCACGACGACCTCTTCGACGCGATTCGAAACGACAAGCCCTTCAACGAAGCCGAATACGGGGCCGTCAGCTCGATGACCGCCGTGCTCGGCCGCATGGCCACCTACTCTGGCAAGGAAATCACGTGGGACGCGGCCGTCGCTTCGGACATCGACACGATGGTGCCCGGCATCGACAAGGTGTCGTTCGCCGACGCGCTCAAGTTGAACCCGCCCACGATGCCCCTGCCCGAAGGCGGCTACCCGTTGCCCGTGCCCGGCCGGACGGATGTGTTGCGCGCCCCCAAGCCCGCGGCGACGAAGTCGGCGTAG
- a CDS encoding FAD:protein FMN transferase: MRRRAFIALLGAGGAGACFASQSPRLVRHEYEQPQMGVPFRIVLYASDEPHALTAVRAAFDRIAQINAALSDYEEDSELSRLSRSSGSGTLVRISEDLWRVLDRAQRVARASDGAFDVTCGPLVHLWRRARRQRALPEPAKLEEARRATGFAKLSLADKPRGARLVTPGMRLDLGGIAKGFAADEAMKALRAHGVTRALVSGGGDMAVGDAPPGRSGWRVELAAHDAPGAPATEFIELEDCGFATSGDLFQHVEISGRRYSHIVDPRTGIGLTDHSLVFVIAPDAMRADSLSTAVSVLGPVAGLKLVARTSGAEARIVRKPLDRIETAESPGFARYRAWK; the protein is encoded by the coding sequence GTGAGACGCCGCGCCTTCATCGCACTCCTCGGCGCGGGCGGCGCGGGTGCTTGCTTCGCCAGCCAATCACCGCGGCTGGTGCGCCACGAGTATGAGCAGCCGCAGATGGGCGTGCCGTTCCGCATCGTCCTGTATGCGAGCGACGAGCCGCACGCGCTCACGGCCGTCCGGGCCGCCTTCGACCGCATCGCGCAGATCAACGCGGCCCTGAGCGATTACGAGGAGGACAGCGAGCTCTCGCGGCTGTCGCGCAGCAGCGGCTCGGGGACATTGGTGAGGATCAGCGAGGATTTGTGGCGCGTGCTCGACCGCGCGCAGCGCGTGGCGCGGGCGAGTGATGGCGCGTTCGACGTGACGTGCGGACCGCTCGTGCACCTCTGGCGACGGGCGCGGCGCCAGCGAGCCTTGCCCGAACCCGCCAAGCTCGAAGAGGCGCGCCGCGCCACGGGCTTTGCAAAACTCTCGCTCGCGGACAAGCCGCGCGGCGCCCGGCTTGTGACGCCCGGCATGCGGCTCGACCTCGGCGGCATCGCCAAGGGGTTTGCGGCCGATGAGGCGATGAAGGCGTTGCGCGCGCACGGCGTGACTCGCGCGCTCGTCTCGGGCGGCGGTGACATGGCGGTGGGCGACGCCCCGCCGGGCCGGAGCGGGTGGCGGGTGGAACTTGCCGCGCATGACGCCCCGGGCGCGCCCGCGACGGAGTTCATCGAACTGGAAGACTGCGGTTTTGCGACGTCGGGCGATTTGTTCCAGCACGTCGAAATCAGCGGGAGGCGCTATTCGCACATCGTGGACCCGCGCACGGGCATCGGGCTCACGGACCACAGCCTCGTGTTTGTCATCGCGCCGGATGCAATGCGCGCGGACAGTCTCTCGACCGCCGTCAGCGTGCTCGGGCCGGTGGCGGGATTGAAGCTGGTCGCGCGAACTTCCGGCGCGGAGGCGCGCATCGTGCGGAAGCCCTTGGACCGCATTGAAACCGCAGAGTCGCCCGGCTTCGCGAGGTATCGCGCGTGGAAGTGA
- a CDS encoding low specificity L-threonine aldolase has protein sequence MTDRPRHFGSDNYAGICPEAWRSLDHANRGHTQSYGDDYWTAKASDLIRGVFDMACEVFFVFNGTAANSLSLASMGQSFHSILCHETAHVETDECGAPEFFSNGMKVLQVPGAGGKMDPAGIERMVTKRTDIHYPKPRAVSVTQATELGTVYTPDELKAIWAKTKHHGLKLHMDGARFANAVASLGCQPKEITWQSGVDVLCFGGTKNGTAVGDAVVFFNRELAHEFEWRCKQAGQLCSKMRFLSAPWVGMLEDGAWLRHAAHANAMAALLHDLLAPIAEVRILFPRQANAVFADLPPFVIAALRKAGWKFYTFIGQGGCRLMCAWDTTEQDVRDFVSDLKRLLLEAPPDIPAVSTDHRKL, from the coding sequence GTGACGGACCGCCCGCGCCACTTCGGCAGCGACAACTACGCCGGCATCTGCCCCGAGGCTTGGCGCTCGCTCGACCACGCCAACCGCGGCCACACGCAGAGTTACGGCGACGATTACTGGACGGCGAAAGCAAGCGACCTCATCCGCGGCGTGTTCGACATGGCGTGCGAAGTCTTCTTCGTGTTCAACGGCACGGCCGCCAACTCCCTCTCGCTCGCGTCCATGGGGCAGTCCTTCCACAGCATCCTTTGCCACGAGACCGCGCATGTGGAGACCGACGAGTGCGGCGCACCGGAGTTTTTCTCGAACGGGATGAAGGTCCTGCAGGTCCCCGGCGCGGGCGGCAAGATGGACCCCGCCGGCATCGAGCGGATGGTGACGAAGCGCACGGACATCCATTACCCGAAGCCCCGCGCCGTGAGCGTGACGCAGGCGACGGAACTGGGCACGGTCTACACGCCCGACGAACTGAAGGCCATCTGGGCAAAGACAAAGCACCACGGGCTCAAGCTGCACATGGACGGCGCGCGCTTCGCGAACGCGGTTGCGTCGCTCGGCTGCCAGCCGAAGGAAATCACGTGGCAATCCGGCGTGGACGTTTTGTGCTTCGGCGGCACGAAGAACGGCACGGCGGTCGGCGACGCCGTGGTGTTCTTCAACCGCGAACTCGCGCATGAGTTTGAGTGGCGTTGCAAGCAAGCCGGGCAACTGTGCTCGAAGATGCGCTTCCTCTCCGCGCCGTGGGTCGGGATGCTCGAGGACGGCGCATGGCTGCGTCACGCCGCGCATGCAAACGCGATGGCCGCGCTGCTGCACGACCTGCTCGCGCCGATTGCCGAGGTGAGGATTCTCTTTCCGCGCCAGGCCAACGCGGTCTTCGCCGACCTGCCGCCGTTCGTCATCGCCGCGCTGCGCAAGGCGGGTTGGAAATTCTACACCTTCATCGGACAAGGCGGTTGCCGGCTCATGTGCGCGTGGGACACCACGGAGCAGGACGTGCGCGACTTCGTGTCCGATTTGAAGCGCCTGCTCCTCGAGGCGCCGCCGGACATCCCCGCGGTGTCGACCGACCATCGCAAACTGTGA
- a CDS encoding DUF2167 domain-containing protein encodes MTTLPRLAAVLCTLAIAPLPLRAAEKEDSRFTKGPAKVPLKDYADVQVPAGYRFADGAMVQEMMRSSGEPVSGRELGAIFSEAAKWFVVFLFDEVGYVKDDEKNQLDADKLLKTIKSNNDAGNEYRKKNGVAPLNIIGWEKQPAYDEKSHNLEWAIRAESEGRLILNYNVRVLGRKGVMEVILVVPPEQLTITLPAFRTLLEGHQFKQGQRYAEYKSGDKVAQYGLAALVTGAGAAVAAKLGFFGWLALMFKKVWKLVVVVVVAIGAFIKRIIFGRERELAPPPPGSA; translated from the coding sequence ATGACCACACTCCCACGACTCGCCGCCGTGCTTTGCACGCTGGCCATCGCCCCCCTGCCGCTGCGCGCCGCCGAGAAGGAGGACTCGCGCTTTACGAAAGGCCCGGCGAAGGTGCCGCTCAAGGATTACGCCGACGTGCAGGTGCCCGCGGGCTACCGCTTCGCCGACGGCGCGATGGTGCAGGAGATGATGCGCAGCAGCGGCGAGCCCGTGTCCGGCCGCGAGCTCGGTGCGATCTTCAGCGAGGCCGCGAAGTGGTTCGTGGTCTTTCTTTTTGACGAGGTGGGCTACGTCAAGGACGACGAGAAAAATCAGCTCGACGCCGACAAGCTGCTCAAGACCATCAAATCCAACAACGATGCCGGCAACGAATACCGCAAGAAGAACGGCGTCGCGCCGCTGAACATCATCGGCTGGGAGAAACAGCCCGCTTACGACGAGAAATCCCACAACCTCGAGTGGGCCATCCGCGCCGAGAGCGAGGGACGGCTCATCCTCAACTACAACGTGCGCGTGCTCGGACGCAAGGGCGTGATGGAAGTGATCCTCGTCGTCCCCCCGGAGCAACTCACCATCACGCTGCCCGCGTTTCGCACATTGCTCGAAGGCCACCAGTTCAAGCAGGGACAGCGATACGCCGAATACAAGTCCGGCGACAAGGTTGCCCAATACGGGCTCGCCGCGCTCGTCACCGGTGCGGGTGCCGCGGTCGCCGCCAAGCTCGGCTTCTTCGGCTGGCTTGCGCTCATGTTCAAGAAAGTGTGGAAACTCGTCGTGGTGGTCGTCGTTGCCATCGGCGCGTTCATCAAGCGGATCATTTTCGGCCGCGAACGAGAACTCGCGCCGCCGCCGCCGGGCAGCGCGTAG